A window of the Umboniibacter marinipuniceus genome harbors these coding sequences:
- a CDS encoding segregation and condensation protein A, with the protein MDNETDDGVIVAGAAVTELPKDLFIPPDALKVILESFQGPLDLLLYLIRKQNIDILDINVAEITRQYMAYIDMMHSLELELASEYLVMAATLAEIKSRMLLPRSAEYDEDEEDPRAALIRRLQEYERFKAAALRIDNLPRVGRDIYLAEPASYEPIVERSHPDVYLGELSLAFAEALKRASMFESHQVAREQLSTRERMSQILDRLAGRTELSRFSELFDAREGRQGVVVTFLAIMELIKESLLDIVQSEQFGEIRVKRREEVAFNG; encoded by the coding sequence ATGGACAACGAAACTGATGACGGTGTGATCGTCGCAGGCGCGGCCGTGACTGAGCTGCCAAAGGACCTATTTATCCCCCCCGATGCACTGAAGGTCATTCTGGAGTCGTTTCAGGGACCGCTGGATCTGCTGCTTTACCTAATTCGTAAGCAAAATATCGACATCCTCGATATCAACGTTGCTGAGATTACTCGCCAATACATGGCTTACATCGACATGATGCACAGTCTGGAGCTTGAACTAGCGTCGGAGTACTTAGTCATGGCTGCAACGCTTGCAGAGATCAAGTCTCGCATGCTGCTGCCGCGCAGTGCCGAATACGACGAGGACGAAGAAGATCCTCGTGCAGCGTTGATCAGACGCCTTCAGGAGTATGAGCGTTTCAAGGCGGCGGCACTGCGGATTGATAACCTACCCAGAGTTGGTCGTGATATTTATCTCGCCGAGCCAGCAAGCTATGAACCTATTGTTGAACGCTCACATCCTGATGTTTACCTCGGCGAATTAAGCCTGGCATTTGCCGAGGCGCTAAAGCGAGCGAGTATGTTTGAATCTCACCAGGTTGCGAGAGAGCAACTGAGCACCCGGGAACGTATGTCTCAGATTCTTGACCGGCTTGCGGGTAGAACAGAATTATCGAGATTTAGTGAGTTGTTCGATGCACGAGAGGGTCGGCAAGGTGTAGTCGTCACCTTCTTAGCAATTATGGAGCTAATCAAAGAATCGCTACTGGACATTGTGCAGTCTGAACAATTTGGAGAAATTCGCGTTAAGCGTCGTGAGGAGGTGGCTTTTAATGGATAA
- the ubiG gene encoding bifunctional 2-polyprenyl-6-hydroxyphenol methylase/3-demethylubiquinol 3-O-methyltransferase UbiG: MEKTPPNVDPSEIAKFEQLAHKWWDPNSEFKPLHQINPLRANYIDERSNLPGKRHLDVGCGGGLLTEACVQRGSVSTGIDMGEAPLSVAKLHALESGLTIEYRQVPVEELADEAPASFDVVTCMEMLEHVPDPASIVRACAKLVKPGGQVFFSTLNRNPKSYAFAILGAEYLLQMLPKGTHEYSKFIKPSELASAIRDAGLQLVDSTGLTYNPFTKQYKLNANDLDVNYMFHTKRPES; the protein is encoded by the coding sequence GTGGAAAAAACACCGCCGAATGTCGACCCTAGTGAAATTGCGAAATTTGAGCAGCTCGCCCATAAATGGTGGGATCCAAATAGCGAATTTAAACCGTTACATCAGATCAACCCGCTGCGCGCTAACTATATTGATGAGCGTTCCAATCTCCCCGGCAAGCGCCATCTAGATGTGGGCTGCGGCGGTGGCTTACTTACCGAGGCCTGCGTCCAACGCGGTAGTGTCAGCACCGGGATTGACATGGGTGAGGCGCCACTCAGCGTTGCTAAGTTACACGCCCTTGAGTCTGGACTGACGATTGAGTATCGCCAAGTACCCGTTGAAGAACTCGCCGACGAAGCGCCAGCTAGCTTCGACGTGGTCACGTGCATGGAAATGCTTGAGCACGTTCCGGATCCAGCCTCTATTGTTCGCGCCTGCGCTAAGCTCGTAAAGCCGGGCGGCCAAGTGTTTTTCTCCACACTCAATCGCAATCCAAAATCCTATGCCTTTGCCATCCTCGGCGCCGAGTACTTACTGCAAATGCTTCCTAAAGGTACCCACGAGTACAGCAAGTTCATCAAACCTTCCGAACTTGCGAGCGCTATTCGCGATGCCGGCCTACAACTGGTGGACAGCACTGGGCTCACTTATAACCCATTCACCAAGCAGTACAAACTGAATGCGAATGATCTTGATGTAAACTATATGTTCCACACGAAGCGACCTGAATCCTAA
- a CDS encoding pseudouridine synthase produces MSNGEKIQKALAASGVASRREVERMIADGKITVDGEQAHVGMRISGTERIEVEGKRVRLATLDRRRVILYHKREGEVCTRKDPEGRPTVFANLPSINGERWISVGRLDINTSGLLLFTNDGELANRLMHPRYNMDREYAVRVHGDVTDEMLGRLKEGVWLEDGMAKFTDIRKGNNETEGRNSWFYCALLEGRNREVRRLWESQEVEVSRLKRVRYGPVFIPSHLTQGSWLELPPQDVSVLLREVELHGEKHKLTPDQLAQFKRQNTRLRRKAERSKKPKR; encoded by the coding sequence ATGAGTAATGGCGAGAAGATTCAAAAGGCACTTGCTGCAAGCGGTGTCGCGTCACGACGTGAGGTCGAACGCATGATTGCTGACGGTAAGATTACTGTCGATGGCGAACAGGCTCACGTAGGAATGCGCATTAGTGGTACCGAGCGTATCGAAGTTGAAGGAAAACGAGTTCGTCTAGCAACGTTGGATCGACGCAGAGTTATTCTCTATCACAAACGTGAAGGCGAGGTGTGTACACGTAAAGACCCTGAGGGTCGTCCAACCGTATTTGCCAATCTCCCGTCTATTAATGGCGAGCGCTGGATTAGCGTGGGGCGCTTGGACATTAATACAAGCGGACTATTGTTATTTACGAATGATGGGGAGCTTGCCAACCGGTTGATGCACCCACGATATAACATGGATCGTGAGTACGCTGTTCGTGTTCACGGCGATGTGACCGATGAAATGCTCGGCCGTTTGAAGGAGGGTGTTTGGCTTGAAGATGGGATGGCCAAGTTCACTGATATCCGCAAAGGTAATAACGAGACCGAGGGGCGCAACAGTTGGTTCTACTGCGCACTGCTAGAGGGGCGAAATCGCGAGGTTCGTCGTCTTTGGGAGTCTCAGGAAGTTGAAGTAAGTAGATTGAAGAGGGTGCGCTACGGGCCCGTGTTCATTCCTTCTCACCTCACACAAGGCTCTTGGTTGGAGCTACCGCCACAGGATGTTTCCGTGTTGCTTCGCGAAGTGGAATTGCACGGTGAGAAACACAAGTTGACCCCCGATCAGCTGGCGCAATTCAAACGTCAGAATACACGCTTGCGTCGTAAGGCCGAGCGCAGTAAAAAGCCGAAGCGCTAA
- the scpB gene encoding SMC-Scp complex subunit ScpB, which produces MDKITRANIVEALIFTSDEPVSKERMKRIFADAPPTSAELDECLAMIAERQCGGVQLQRVASGWRFAAIEQAIPYLSTQHEDRPQKYSRAMLETLALIAYKQPLTRGEIEDVRGVAVSSHIMRTLSERGWVKVVGHKEVPGRPSLYATTPAFLDYFNLRSLSELPSLDELRDLEEIGRDVFSSAESTDDYTSVTHESDDYALNEEN; this is translated from the coding sequence ATGGATAAAATAACCCGTGCTAATATCGTTGAAGCGCTGATCTTTACTTCAGATGAGCCGGTAAGCAAAGAGCGAATGAAGCGCATTTTCGCCGATGCGCCACCTACTTCGGCAGAGCTCGATGAATGTTTAGCCATGATTGCTGAAAGGCAGTGCGGTGGAGTGCAGCTTCAACGGGTAGCAAGTGGTTGGCGATTCGCCGCTATAGAGCAGGCCATCCCCTATCTTTCAACTCAGCATGAAGACCGGCCACAAAAATATTCACGAGCAATGCTGGAAACTCTGGCGCTAATAGCGTATAAGCAGCCCCTCACACGGGGTGAGATTGAAGATGTTCGCGGTGTAGCAGTAAGTTCGCACATCATGCGAACGCTGAGCGAACGTGGGTGGGTGAAAGTAGTAGGTCATAAAGAAGTACCTGGAAGGCCTTCACTTTATGCCACAACGCCTGCTTTTTTGGATTATTTCAACCTGAGATCATTAAGTGAGCTACCTTCATTAGATGAGCTGCGTGATTTAGAGGAAATCGGCCGCGATGTATTTAGCAGCGCCGAGAGTACGGATGATTATACTAGCGTAACGCACGAGAGTGATGATTACGCCCTAAACGAGGAAAACTAA
- the gyrA gene encoding DNA gyrase subunit A, producing the protein MGELAQEVLPINIEDELKQSYLDYAMSVIVGRALPDVRDGMKPVHRRVLFAMSELKNDFNKPYKKSARVVGDVIGKYHPHGDSAVYDTIVRMAQPFSLRYPLVDGQGNFGSIDGDNAAAMRYTEVRMAKVAHELLADLDKETVDFVPNYDGTEHIPAVLPTRVPNLLVNGASGIAVGMATNIPPHNLKEVVGACLHLIENPHATIEELMEFVPGPDFPTAAIINGRAGIVDAYRTGRGRIRIRAQADVETNDKTGRDTIVVNEIPYQVNKARLIEKIAELVKDKKLEGISELRDESDKDGLRIVIELKRGEQGDIVLNNLFKQTQLETVFGINMVALADGQPQTLNLHQMLTHFIRHRQEVVTRRTVYLLRKARERGHILEGYAVALANIDPIIKVIRNSPSPAEAKVLLLEQYWDASAINAMLASAGTTDSRPDGLAAEFGLSDKGYKLSPVQAQAILELRLHRLTGMEHDKLIGEYKEKLAQIARFLEILGSKEELMGVIQQELTAITEEYGDERRSVFQASTHDLNVEDLIAPEERVVTISHQGYAKTQSLSDYQAQRRGGMGKSATAVKDEDFVEHLTIANTHTMMLFFTNMGKVYWLKVFQIPLASRGARGRPMVNLLNLDEGERVTSMLPVEEYTEDKFIFFATANGTVKKTPLMAFSRQRSVGLIAIDLVDDDVLVSTAITDGEQDVMLLSSEGKSVRFRESDVRSMGRTAKGVRGIRLPETHSVLSMIIPEENGYILTVSENGYGKRTSVEEYPCKGRGGKGVIAMTCSERNGSVVGAVQVKSGDEIMLISDQGTLIRTRTDEISQSGRNTQGVRVIRVKGDENLVSMARIDESQIQEELPTEEEDAENLVELNADTATNDTAVDGESTDNSNTSSD; encoded by the coding sequence ATGGGTGAGTTAGCACAAGAAGTACTGCCAATTAACATTGAGGATGAACTTAAACAAAGTTACCTCGATTATGCGATGAGTGTGATTGTTGGGCGTGCATTGCCTGACGTTCGCGATGGAATGAAACCAGTACATCGTCGCGTCTTGTTCGCCATGAGCGAGCTTAAAAATGACTTCAACAAGCCCTACAAAAAGTCGGCGCGTGTTGTGGGTGATGTTATCGGTAAATACCATCCCCATGGTGATTCTGCGGTTTACGACACTATCGTTCGAATGGCTCAGCCTTTCTCGCTGCGTTATCCGCTTGTTGATGGCCAAGGTAACTTCGGTTCCATTGATGGCGATAACGCCGCAGCAATGCGTTACACCGAAGTTCGTATGGCTAAAGTGGCGCATGAGCTACTAGCAGACCTAGATAAAGAAACGGTTGATTTCGTTCCTAACTATGACGGTACGGAACATATCCCGGCGGTACTGCCAACTCGCGTTCCGAATCTTCTCGTTAACGGTGCTTCTGGTATCGCGGTAGGTATGGCCACGAATATTCCGCCGCACAATCTGAAGGAAGTAGTGGGTGCATGTCTTCACTTGATTGAAAACCCGCATGCAACAATTGAAGAGCTAATGGAGTTTGTACCCGGTCCTGACTTCCCTACCGCGGCTATCATCAACGGTCGAGCAGGCATTGTGGATGCCTATCGCACCGGTCGTGGTCGAATTCGTATTCGCGCTCAGGCAGACGTTGAAACCAATGATAAGACGGGCCGAGACACCATTGTTGTTAATGAAATTCCATATCAAGTCAACAAAGCTCGATTAATTGAAAAGATTGCTGAGCTTGTTAAGGATAAGAAGCTTGAAGGTATTTCTGAGCTTCGTGATGAATCTGATAAAGACGGCCTCCGCATTGTCATTGAGCTTAAGCGTGGCGAACAGGGTGATATCGTCCTTAATAATCTGTTTAAACAAACTCAGCTTGAGACTGTTTTCGGTATCAATATGGTAGCGTTGGCGGACGGCCAACCGCAGACCTTAAACCTGCATCAGATGCTGACACATTTTATCCGTCACCGCCAAGAGGTGGTTACGCGTCGTACTGTGTATTTACTTCGTAAAGCACGTGAACGAGGCCATATCCTTGAAGGTTATGCGGTAGCGTTAGCGAATATTGATCCAATCATTAAGGTGATTCGAAATTCGCCGTCACCAGCTGAAGCAAAGGTGCTATTACTAGAGCAATATTGGGATGCTAGTGCTATTAATGCCATGCTTGCGAGCGCAGGTACTACGGATTCGCGTCCGGATGGCTTGGCAGCAGAATTTGGGCTTAGCGATAAAGGCTACAAGCTATCTCCGGTTCAGGCGCAGGCTATCTTAGAGCTTCGTTTACATCGCTTAACCGGTATGGAGCATGACAAGCTCATCGGTGAGTACAAAGAAAAGTTGGCTCAGATTGCTCGTTTCCTCGAAATACTTGGCTCTAAAGAAGAGCTAATGGGTGTTATTCAGCAGGAGCTGACCGCCATTACTGAAGAATACGGTGATGAGAGGCGTTCCGTTTTTCAGGCCTCTACGCATGATCTGAACGTTGAAGATCTAATTGCCCCTGAAGAGCGTGTGGTGACAATCTCTCACCAAGGTTATGCAAAAACTCAGTCGTTGAGTGATTATCAAGCTCAGCGTCGCGGTGGCATGGGTAAGAGTGCTACGGCGGTTAAGGATGAGGATTTTGTAGAGCATCTGACGATTGCTAATACCCATACCATGATGCTGTTCTTTACCAATATGGGTAAGGTTTATTGGCTGAAGGTCTTCCAGATTCCTCTTGCTTCGCGCGGTGCGCGTGGGCGTCCAATGGTTAATCTTCTCAACCTTGATGAAGGTGAACGCGTGACCTCCATGCTGCCAGTAGAAGAATACACTGAAGATAAGTTCATCTTCTTCGCAACGGCCAACGGTACCGTTAAGAAGACACCGCTCATGGCGTTCTCACGCCAACGCAGCGTTGGTCTCATTGCAATTGACCTTGTTGATGATGACGTATTGGTCTCAACGGCTATTACCGATGGCGAGCAGGATGTGATGCTGTTGTCTAGTGAAGGTAAGTCAGTCCGCTTCCGCGAGTCAGACGTCCGCTCAATGGGTCGAACAGCCAAGGGTGTTCGTGGTATTCGATTACCCGAGACGCATTCAGTGTTATCAATGATTATCCCTGAGGAGAATGGTTATATTCTCACGGTCTCAGAGAATGGCTACGGCAAGCGTACCAGTGTTGAAGAATATCCGTGTAAGGGGCGTGGCGGTAAAGGTGTCATTGCCATGACCTGTAGTGAGCGTAACGGTTCAGTAGTGGGTGCGGTTCAGGTGAAGTCCGGTGACGAAATTATGTTGATTTCGGATCAGGGAACATTGATTCGTACACGCACCGACGAAATTTCTCAGTCTGGGCGTAATACCCAGGGCGTTCGGGTTATTCGTGTTAAGGGTGATGAAAACTTAGTGTCGATGGCGCGAATCGATGAATCTCAGATTCAAGAAGAGTTGCCAACAGAAGAAGAAGACGCTGAGAATTTAGTTGAGCTCAACGCTGACACGGCTACGAATGACACAGCTGTGG
- a CDS encoding L-threonylcarbamoyladenylate synthase — MSQFFQIHPENPQLRLIRQAVTIMRDGGVIAYPTDSGYALGCMLGRKRAIERIRRIRRLDSKHPLSLVCGDLSSVGVYAKVDNTDYRMLKAAMPGAFTFILNATTEVPRQMMHPKRRTIGIRVPNNAITQALLLELGEPIISTTMIPPNEHDALFDPIEIRERWEHELDLIVDGGSVPPEETTVIDLTSHVPELVRKGAGDWTPFFADEPA; from the coding sequence ATGAGTCAGTTTTTCCAGATTCACCCCGAAAACCCTCAGCTACGGCTAATTCGCCAAGCTGTAACCATCATGCGTGACGGAGGTGTCATTGCCTACCCAACGGATTCGGGCTACGCGCTAGGCTGTATGTTGGGACGAAAGCGAGCGATTGAGCGAATTCGCCGAATTCGTCGTTTGGATAGCAAGCATCCGTTGAGTTTGGTTTGTGGCGATTTATCATCCGTTGGCGTGTATGCCAAAGTTGATAACACCGATTACCGGATGCTGAAAGCGGCAATGCCGGGTGCCTTTACCTTTATTCTTAACGCAACCACAGAAGTCCCACGGCAGATGATGCACCCAAAACGACGCACCATTGGTATTAGAGTGCCTAACAACGCGATCACTCAAGCGCTATTACTGGAGTTGGGTGAGCCTATTATTAGCACTACCATGATTCCACCGAATGAGCATGACGCGCTGTTCGATCCGATTGAAATTCGCGAGCGCTGGGAACACGAACTGGACTTGATCGTTGACGGCGGGTCTGTTCCTCCAGAGGAGACCACGGTGATCGATCTGACTTCCCACGTACCTGAACTGGTTCGTAAAGGGGCCGGCGACTGGACGCCATTTTTCGCTGACGAACCCGCGTAA
- a CDS encoding YciK family oxidoreductase translates to MTTPIPNYQASKDCLKDRVILITGAGDGIGKTLSITAAKHGATVLLLGRTTAKLANTYDEICALGAPEPAILAFDLSGASEDDYNTLAAAIETEYGRLDGLVHNASLLGRRSPIASYPADTWQRVMQVNVNAAFLLSKAMLPLLEIPAHSSMVFTSSSVGRTARAHWGAYGVSKFATEGLALTLADELDGISNVRCNTFNPGATRTAMRAGAYPAENPAAVKSAEELMPWYLYLLSDDSIGVSGEQLSY, encoded by the coding sequence ATGACAACACCTATCCCAAACTATCAAGCATCAAAAGACTGCCTTAAAGATCGCGTTATCCTAATCACGGGTGCGGGCGATGGTATTGGTAAAACCTTAAGCATTACCGCCGCAAAACATGGTGCAACCGTGCTGCTACTTGGCAGAACCACCGCAAAGCTCGCGAACACCTATGACGAAATTTGCGCACTGGGCGCTCCAGAGCCTGCCATCCTAGCGTTCGATTTAAGCGGCGCTAGCGAAGACGACTACAACACCCTAGCAGCAGCCATAGAAACTGAATACGGCCGCCTGGACGGCCTTGTTCATAACGCCTCACTACTGGGTAGGCGCTCACCTATTGCTAGCTACCCTGCCGACACCTGGCAACGTGTTATGCAGGTCAACGTCAATGCCGCATTTTTACTCAGCAAGGCCATGTTGCCGCTACTTGAAATTCCGGCTCATAGCTCAATGGTATTCACCTCTTCAAGTGTTGGCAGAACCGCCCGCGCACACTGGGGTGCTTACGGCGTTTCGAAATTTGCTACCGAGGGCCTAGCCTTAACCCTTGCTGACGAGCTTGATGGCATCTCCAACGTTCGCTGCAACACCTTCAATCCCGGCGCAACGCGCACCGCGATGCGTGCCGGCGCCTACCCCGCTGAAAACCCTGCTGCAGTGAAAAGTGCCGAGGAATTAATGCCGTGGTACCTCTACTTGCTAAGTGACGACAGCATTGGCGTGTCAGGTGAACAGCTAAGCTACTGA